Proteins encoded together in one Micromonospora auratinigra window:
- a CDS encoding IS3 family transposase (programmed frameshift), producing the protein MPKAFPPEFRRDVVAVARKGEAPIAQIAKDFGISESCLHRWLKIADADDGIRPGTTSSESAELRELRRRNKLLEQENEILRRAAAFFAKENRPKMTYPLVGDLAADGIPVAVTCRVLGFSKQAYYAWKTSPVTRRDLEDAYLINAALDIHADDPAFGYRFITDELPAHGITAGANRVARLCSQQRIWSAFAKRRGLTRRAGPPVHDDLVQRRFTADAPDRVWLTDITEHPTGEGKLYLCAIKDVYSGRIVGYSIDSRMKASLAVTALRNAVRLRDPSGTIVHSDRGSQFRSRKFVKALHHNALTGSMGRVGACGDNAAMESFFALLQRNVLDRQRWATRQELRLAIVTWIERTYHRRRRQRRLGRLTPIEFETINRPAHAA; encoded by the exons ATGCCCAAAGCGTTCCCGCCGGAGTTCCGCCGTGACGTGGTCGCGGTCGCCCGCAAGGGCGAGGCGCCGATCGCCCAGATCGCGAAGGACTTCGGGATCTCCGAGTCGTGCCTGCACCGCTGGTTGAAGATCGCCGACGCCGACGACGGGATCCGCCCCGGCACCACCAGCTCCGAGTCGGCAGAGCTGCGGGAGCTGCGACGCCGCAACAAGCTGCTGGAGCAGGAGAACGAGATCCTGCGCAGGGCGGCGGCGTTCTTCGCCAAGGAGA ATCGCCCCAAAATGACGTACCCGCTGGTCGGTGACCTGGCCGCGGACGGGATCCCCGTCGCGGTGACCTGCCGGGTGCTGGGCTTCAGCAAGCAGGCCTACTACGCGTGGAAGACCAGCCCGGTCACCCGTCGGGACCTGGAAGACGCCTATCTGATCAACGCCGCTCTCGACATCCACGCCGACGACCCGGCGTTCGGGTACCGGTTCATCACCGACGAACTACCCGCCCACGGCATCACCGCCGGCGCGAACCGGGTGGCCAGGCTCTGCTCACAGCAGCGGATCTGGTCGGCGTTCGCCAAACGCAGAGGCCTCACGAGACGGGCCGGGCCGCCGGTGCACGACGACCTGGTGCAACGCCGGTTCACCGCCGACGCGCCGGACCGGGTGTGGCTGACCGATATCACCGAACACCCCACCGGCGAGGGCAAGCTGTACCTGTGCGCGATCAAGGACGTGTACTCCGGCCGGATCGTCGGCTACTCCATCGACTCACGGATGAAAGCCTCCCTGGCGGTCACGGCGTTGCGGAACGCGGTCCGGCTGCGGGACCCGTCCGGCACTATCGTCCACTCGGACAGGGGTAGCCAGTTTCGCTCACGAAAGTTCGTGAAAGCGTTGCACCACAACGCCTTGACTGGCTCGATGGGCCGGGTCGGGGCGTGCGGAGACAACGCCGCGATGGAATCGTTCTTCGCCCTGCTGCAGCGCAACGTTCTGGACCGGCAACGCTGGGCCACCCGCCAGGAACTGCGCCTAGCGATCGTGACCTGGATCGAACGGACCTACCACCGTCGGCGTCGGCAACGACGTCTCGGGCGCCTCACACCGATCGAGTTCGAGACAATCAACAGGCCCGCACACGCGGCCTGA
- a CDS encoding GTPase: protein MTTQERSFAEAVRSAVEQGRAELTYLDDISDELVVAFTEGQGPDLPARLHDFTRSFPVELRGHLDRERASLGTFNIAFFGRTGVGKSTLLSVFGQLDGEYVSPGDNDFTTEVRHVEWRDCRLFDTPGINGWGASESRDILEARARAAVEVADIVLLCFDSQSQQAMEFQKIAAWVRDRGKPVVAVLNSRNRNWRHPAVVPESGRGHLSETVRQHADNIRTQLGQIGLFDVPVVAIQSQRALHARAATPFRGPSPSAVQHERERFGRDYLDRWSNFPTLERLIIASIAEGGADLRLTALREDIRSRCRSAAGELEELAAEFEREAQALERRVESMFAVLGYPEDAERAEWLHDTTLSEDLVELSEQARGAPYTSPPKGSLDRHVRHLATSYLAGCHRQAKINVDDAIQRAFAARKTFGEPEFRAAAYDEEAMTAAAQAVWVDRQVFLRRELEIAVDHESAVSRPAAVHAVTIAGDEGGTLLGDATQGTGIALGLGALALPFIWNPAGWVLAATLAGIGIVNQAGQYFGKRASQQGEEQTRKAMAGAIADGHRAVDRTFAAAEDTLVQDSRRAAWTALGPAVGEALSAAIGFRMARARITPLLDSLRTYADAVRPAPAVTDVLRRAQQRMGRTPAEVNRVLLGEDWLDSGVNHQPVRMSEAARKTYASRQEADRMRLARAVTAAWRSPTPAQISSWRQDLEDAARRDSALTDVMGAFWRVSGARPVLAVLGDYNSGKSSLVHRIMVDGGRRPDTAFDTRALPATTAASRYRFPGFDLMDTPGLQSGHDEHDAAALEAVTEAALVLVVVNVNLLVGNTSMLEDLWRGTELSAAKDGRIVFLINRCDELGIDPLTAPDQFLNLQSQKRDALRTALAARGADVPLDRIHCLCGDPFGLVGGVATAQPADFDEHRLWDGVAALTNALFGLSDEQLADAASSAALEAAVTALKRHRHALHQVLNDGEKTLSSLQPLITGLRDAIRDAVIVEGSLREDARRMVDRHAVPAKSAVADLDRENAQKLKDIVESWWKTPQFEADLERYRDDAARRLGEWHGEHLTTLGRELRAAEWEATPELAAEFQAQGTAWYEEVTARLGTLAEAVTPFAQILGKRDTYYAVLKQFNYKFKPWGAVKGSARVARAGLVLGAIASVADIAGMATDAQKAGQHREQQESAFKKIDETAAGMVDLIMRDELWGGHVAYLEQRSADLEALLDEHVARESSIADGMDSAKVRVEAADDLVVAAEAMGGTDHSG, encoded by the coding sequence TTGACGACACAGGAGAGGTCGTTCGCGGAGGCCGTCCGGTCGGCCGTCGAACAGGGACGCGCGGAGCTGACGTACCTGGACGACATCAGCGACGAGCTGGTCGTCGCCTTCACCGAAGGTCAGGGCCCGGATTTACCTGCTCGTCTGCACGACTTCACCCGCAGCTTTCCGGTGGAGCTGCGCGGACACCTCGACCGGGAGCGGGCGTCGCTCGGCACGTTCAACATTGCCTTCTTCGGGCGGACCGGCGTCGGTAAGAGCACCCTGCTGTCGGTGTTCGGCCAGCTCGACGGGGAGTACGTCTCACCCGGTGACAACGATTTCACCACCGAGGTACGCCATGTCGAGTGGCGGGACTGCCGCCTGTTCGACACCCCCGGGATCAACGGCTGGGGCGCCTCCGAGAGCCGGGACATCCTCGAAGCCAGGGCCCGGGCGGCGGTGGAGGTCGCCGACATCGTTCTGCTGTGCTTCGACAGCCAGTCCCAGCAGGCGATGGAGTTCCAGAAGATCGCCGCTTGGGTCCGCGACAGGGGCAAGCCGGTGGTGGCCGTCCTCAACTCGCGTAACCGAAACTGGCGTCACCCGGCGGTGGTCCCGGAGTCCGGCCGCGGGCATCTGTCCGAGACGGTTCGCCAGCACGCCGACAACATCCGGACCCAGCTAGGCCAGATCGGGCTGTTCGACGTCCCGGTCGTCGCGATCCAGAGCCAGCGCGCCCTGCACGCGCGCGCAGCGACCCCGTTCCGCGGCCCGTCCCCCTCGGCCGTCCAGCACGAGCGGGAGCGTTTCGGTAGGGACTATCTCGATCGCTGGTCGAACTTCCCCACCCTGGAGCGTCTCATCATCGCCTCGATCGCGGAGGGCGGCGCCGATCTGCGGTTGACCGCGCTGCGCGAGGACATCCGGTCACGGTGCCGCAGTGCGGCGGGTGAGCTCGAAGAGCTGGCGGCCGAGTTCGAGCGGGAGGCGCAGGCCCTGGAGCGCAGGGTCGAGTCGATGTTCGCCGTGCTGGGCTATCCGGAGGACGCCGAGCGTGCCGAATGGCTGCACGACACCACGCTCAGCGAGGATCTGGTCGAGCTGTCCGAGCAGGCGCGGGGCGCCCCCTATACCTCGCCGCCGAAGGGGTCGTTGGACCGTCACGTGCGGCATCTCGCCACCTCGTACCTGGCCGGCTGCCACCGGCAGGCGAAGATCAACGTGGACGATGCCATCCAGCGGGCCTTCGCCGCGCGCAAGACGTTCGGCGAGCCGGAGTTCCGGGCGGCCGCGTACGACGAAGAAGCCATGACCGCCGCGGCGCAGGCCGTTTGGGTGGACCGTCAGGTGTTCCTGCGGCGTGAGCTGGAGATCGCGGTGGATCACGAGTCCGCCGTGAGCAGGCCGGCTGCGGTGCACGCCGTGACGATCGCCGGCGACGAGGGCGGCACCCTGCTGGGTGACGCCACCCAGGGCACGGGCATCGCGCTGGGTCTCGGCGCTCTTGCGCTGCCGTTCATCTGGAACCCCGCCGGATGGGTGCTCGCCGCCACCCTCGCCGGCATCGGCATCGTCAACCAGGCCGGGCAGTACTTCGGCAAGAGGGCGAGCCAGCAGGGGGAGGAGCAGACCCGCAAGGCGATGGCCGGCGCCATCGCTGACGGCCACCGAGCGGTGGACCGGACGTTCGCCGCCGCCGAGGACACGCTGGTCCAGGACAGCCGCAGAGCCGCGTGGACGGCGCTGGGGCCGGCGGTCGGTGAGGCTCTGAGTGCCGCGATCGGGTTCCGGATGGCGCGCGCCCGAATCACGCCGCTGCTCGACAGCCTGCGGACCTACGCCGACGCGGTCCGGCCCGCACCCGCGGTGACCGACGTCCTGCGACGGGCACAGCAGCGAATGGGGCGGACGCCGGCCGAGGTGAACCGGGTGTTGCTGGGCGAGGACTGGCTAGACTCGGGCGTCAACCACCAGCCGGTGCGGATGAGCGAGGCGGCGCGCAAGACGTACGCGAGCCGCCAGGAGGCGGACCGCATGCGCCTGGCCCGCGCCGTGACGGCGGCGTGGCGGTCGCCCACACCGGCGCAGATCTCCTCCTGGCGCCAGGACCTCGAGGACGCGGCCCGACGCGACTCGGCCCTGACCGACGTAATGGGGGCCTTCTGGCGCGTCAGTGGCGCACGGCCGGTCCTCGCCGTACTGGGAGACTACAACTCGGGCAAGTCGTCGCTGGTCCACCGGATCATGGTGGACGGTGGTCGGCGGCCCGACACCGCGTTCGACACCCGGGCGCTGCCGGCGACCACGGCCGCGAGCCGCTACCGGTTCCCCGGGTTCGACCTCATGGACACGCCCGGACTGCAGAGCGGACACGACGAGCACGACGCCGCCGCGCTTGAGGCGGTCACCGAGGCCGCTCTCGTGCTCGTCGTCGTCAACGTCAACCTGCTGGTCGGGAACACCTCCATGCTCGAGGACCTGTGGCGCGGCACGGAGCTGAGCGCCGCCAAGGACGGACGGATCGTGTTCCTCATCAATCGGTGCGACGAGCTGGGCATCGATCCGCTGACCGCACCCGATCAGTTCCTTAACCTGCAGAGCCAGAAACGGGATGCACTGCGCACCGCCCTCGCCGCTCGCGGCGCCGACGTGCCGCTCGACCGGATCCACTGCCTCTGCGGGGACCCGTTCGGCCTGGTCGGCGGAGTCGCGACGGCGCAGCCGGCGGACTTCGACGAGCATCGCCTCTGGGACGGGGTGGCCGCCCTGACGAACGCCCTGTTCGGTCTGTCCGACGAGCAGCTCGCCGACGCCGCGTCCTCGGCCGCCCTCGAAGCGGCGGTCACCGCCCTCAAGCGTCACCGGCACGCGCTGCACCAGGTGCTGAACGACGGCGAGAAGACGCTGAGCAGCCTGCAACCCCTGATCACGGGCTTGCGGGACGCGATACGCGACGCCGTGATCGTCGAGGGGTCACTGCGCGAGGACGCCCGCCGCATGGTGGACCGGCATGCGGTGCCGGCGAAATCCGCAGTGGCGGACCTCGACCGCGAGAACGCCCAGAAGCTGAAGGACATCGTCGAGTCCTGGTGGAAGACTCCACAGTTCGAAGCCGACCTCGAACGCTACCGCGACGACGCGGCACGCCGGTTGGGCGAGTGGCACGGCGAGCACCTCACCACGCTCGGGCGCGAGCTGCGAGCTGCCGAATGGGAGGCCACGCCCGAGCTCGCGGCCGAGTTCCAGGCCCAGGGAACCGCCTGGTACGAGGAGGTGACAGCGAGACTCGGCACCCTTGCGGAAGCCGTGACGCCGTTCGCGCAGATCCTCGGAAAGCGTGACACGTACTACGCGGTCCTGAAGCAGTTCAACTACAAGTTCAAACCGTGGGGCGCGGTCAAGGGCAGCGCCCGGGTCGCCCGGGCCGGGCTCGTCCTCGGGGCCATCGCCTCCGTCGCCGACATCGCGGGGATGGCCACCGACGCGCAGAAGGCCGGCCAGCACCGGGAGCAGCAGGAATCGGCGTTCAAGAAGATCGACGAGACGGCTGCGGGGATGGTGGACCTGATCATGCGCGATGAGCTGTGGGGAGGTCACGTCGCCTACCTGGAGCAGCGGTCCGCGGACCTCGAAGCGCTGCTCGACGAACACGTCGCCCGAGAATCGTCGATCGCCGACGGGATGGACTCGGCGAAGGTGCGGGTCGAGGCGGCCGACGACCTGGTCGTGGCCGCCGAAGCAATGGGAGGAACGGATCACAGTGGTTGA
- a CDS encoding GTPase domain-containing protein has protein sequence MVDIDAVRDWLGRLPGGSPGRYAEDWDAFQQRDRPVLTLFGSYDTGKSSLLRRLLVDSGRDVPDWLTISARHETFDVNDVDFGTYTVRDTPGFEVGASGVREQNNSRVMAAVALTDVGIAVLTPQLATAERDVLRSLLTRGWPAGTMWFVISRFDEAGENPEYDLAAYRDLGDRKVGELRNLLGLDDQVPVFVVSQDPFQTAGPVTDLDRGTWDEFRDWDGMQELTGALEAVSPSALPGWRHAAGQRYWSAVLGNTLSDLRGQLADYAQQATVAAHGVGRREQWERQLANLDRAARAGLEGLVDEVLRRSWDSGSAADELQRTVGEWFTRHESHLDRLRQSIRKGKERDRALPTWSGFASLVGTLRSGENTAPAADGPGQLSQHTSTIGSMLLGVLKTMTEDLGDTAGRKTTAVKMAEKVKPYVGTVEAALPLTVYLTALVDQHLANRTRLNQDRAAAEMRHQVVAECTRLVRDTWQPFVDDVHDEIVAQTKDEVDLDASLRQLVRHLHEAIVEGESLSR, from the coding sequence GTGGTTGACATCGACGCGGTGCGCGACTGGCTGGGGCGACTCCCCGGCGGATCACCCGGGCGGTACGCCGAGGACTGGGACGCCTTCCAGCAGCGGGACCGACCGGTGCTCACCCTCTTCGGGTCCTACGACACCGGCAAGAGCTCGCTGCTGCGCCGTCTGCTCGTCGACTCGGGCCGTGACGTTCCCGACTGGCTGACGATCAGCGCACGCCACGAGACCTTCGACGTCAACGACGTGGATTTCGGTACGTACACCGTCCGCGACACGCCCGGATTCGAGGTCGGGGCGTCGGGCGTCCGCGAACAGAACAACTCCCGCGTGATGGCCGCGGTCGCGCTCACCGACGTCGGCATCGCTGTGCTCACCCCGCAGCTGGCGACCGCCGAACGCGACGTGCTGCGAAGCCTGCTCACGCGAGGCTGGCCGGCCGGGACGATGTGGTTCGTCATCTCGCGGTTCGACGAGGCCGGCGAAAACCCCGAGTACGACCTCGCGGCGTACCGCGACCTCGGCGACCGCAAGGTTGGCGAGCTGCGGAACCTGTTAGGCCTGGACGACCAGGTGCCGGTCTTCGTCGTGTCGCAGGACCCATTCCAGACCGCCGGGCCGGTCACCGATCTCGACCGCGGCACCTGGGACGAGTTCCGGGACTGGGACGGCATGCAGGAGCTCACTGGCGCTCTCGAGGCGGTGTCCCCGTCAGCCCTGCCCGGCTGGCGGCACGCGGCCGGGCAACGCTACTGGTCGGCGGTGCTGGGCAACACCCTGTCTGACCTGCGCGGTCAACTGGCGGACTACGCGCAACAGGCCACGGTGGCGGCCCACGGCGTCGGTCGCCGCGAGCAGTGGGAGAGGCAGCTCGCCAACCTCGACCGGGCCGCCCGGGCCGGCCTCGAAGGCCTCGTCGACGAGGTGCTGCGGCGGTCGTGGGATTCCGGCTCCGCCGCCGACGAGCTGCAGCGCACGGTCGGCGAATGGTTCACCCGGCACGAGAGCCATCTCGACCGGCTGCGGCAGTCGATCCGCAAGGGCAAGGAGCGAGACCGAGCCCTCCCCACCTGGTCCGGCTTCGCCTCGCTGGTCGGGACACTCAGGTCCGGGGAGAACACCGCCCCCGCCGCAGACGGTCCCGGCCAGCTATCGCAACACACCAGCACCATCGGCAGCATGCTGCTCGGCGTGCTGAAGACCATGACCGAGGACCTCGGCGACACCGCCGGCAGGAAGACCACGGCGGTGAAGATGGCCGAGAAGGTGAAGCCGTACGTCGGCACCGTCGAAGCCGCGCTCCCCCTCACCGTCTACCTGACGGCGTTGGTCGACCAGCACCTCGCGAATCGCACGCGCCTGAACCAGGACAGGGCGGCGGCCGAGATGCGTCATCAGGTCGTCGCCGAATGCACTCGACTCGTCCGCGACACCTGGCAGCCGTTCGTTGACGACGTCCACGACGAGATCGTCGCCCAGACGAAGGACGAGGTCGACCTCGACGCGAGCCTGCGCCAGCTCGTCAGGCACCTGCACGAAGCCATCGTGGAAGGCGAGAGTCTCTCTCGCTGA